A genome region from Bombus terrestris chromosome 10, iyBomTerr1.2, whole genome shotgun sequence includes the following:
- the LOC100648601 gene encoding dynein assembly factor with WDR repeat domains 1, which yields MKLLKFLLRYFPPGLALEYTQGGDVKTKMIDLLDLSAETDIRALAESIKATEPVITESVMEQLVETLQKLQAKVCETNAKRYYKYKTLQTHLLPLTNVAFDKLGKRCLTGSYDRTCKVWDIDSGAELLTLEGHKNVVYTVSFNNPISDKIVTGSFDKTARIWCSRTGHCFLTMWGHNAGITVAKFSPSYNKIGTASLDTTSKIFELTTGEELGTLRGHTAEIIALHFNNDGAQMITGSFDGTVNIWDTRTFSRTSVLIGHRSELSNCVYNFDYSLIASSSMDKTAKVWDTRMNSCLATLRGHDDEVLDLTFDNNGKKLATASSDTTARVWDVSTNFQQLASMRGHREEVSKVCFSPNSQHLLTSSLDETSKLWSLESGCCIQTLDGHTDDVFSCAFSYNGDTIITASKDNTCMIWR from the exons ATGAAGCTGCTAAAGTTTTTGCTTCGTTATTTTCCGCCAG GTCTCGCTTTGGAGTACACACAGGGCGGAGATGTCAAGACAAAAATGATCGATCTTCTGGATCTGTCTGCCGA AACGGACATAAGAGCATTAGCGGAGAGTATAAAAGCGACCGAGCCCGTAATAACCGAAAGTGTAATGGAGCAGTTAGTGGAGACCCTGCAGAAGCTGCAAGCCAAAGTTTGCGAAACAAACGCCAAGCGCTACTACAAATACAAAACCTTGCAGACCCATCTTCTACCCCTTACGAATGTAGCGTTCGATAAACTAGGTAAAAG ATGCCTGACAGGCAGCTATGACCGAACGTGTAAAGTTTGGGACATTGACAGTGGAGCGGAGCTTCTTACTCTCGAAGGCCATAAGAATGTGGTCTACACCGTGTCCTTCAACAACCCAATTTC AGACAAAATCGTAACCGGATCCTTTGACAAGACAGCTAGGATTTGGTGTTCTCGAACAGGCCACTGTTTCCTAACTATGTGGGGACATAACGCTGGAATAACTGTCGCGAAATTCTCACCCAGTTACAATAAAATCGGGACGGCTTCCCTAGACACGACGTCAAAGATATTTGAGTTAACAACAG GCGAGGAATTAGGAACGTTGAGGGGTCACACGGCAGAAATAATCGCTTTACATTTCAACAACGATGGGGCTCAAATGATAACAGGTTCTTTCGACGGTACTGTTAATATTTGGGATACGAGAACGTTCAG TCGCACAAGCGTTTTAATCGGTCATCGATCGGAATTATCAAATTGCGTCTATAACTTTGACTACTCGTTAATCGCCTCGTCGTCCATGGACAAAACGGCCAAAGTTTGGGACACGAGGATGAATTCCTGCTTGGCCACTCTGCGAGGCCACGACGACGAGGTCCTGGACTTGACCTTCGACAACAACGGGAAAAAGTTGGCGACCGCGAGCAGCGACACCACTGCTCGAGTTTGGGATGTGAGCACCAATTTTCAGCAGTTAGCCTCGATGAGAGGCCACCGAGAAGAAGTCTCGAAAG TCTGCTTCAGTCCAAATAGTCAGCATCTGCTGACGTCATCGTTGGATGAGACGTCAAAATTATGGTCTTTGGAGAGTGGATGCTGTATACAAACGCTAGATGGTCACACAGACGATGTCTTCAGTTGCGCCTTTTCCTATAACGGCGATACTATTATCACGGCAAGCAAAGATAATACTTGCATGATTTGGAGATGA
- the LOC100648716 gene encoding nucleoside diphosphate kinase 7: MSVDHNEKYIFEAEWYDKIACVLKKFYLYYYPFDNTVELFDIKNRKTFLRRTKCEGIQAKDFYVGATVTIFSRSIRITDYADCTTRIKLQTKMQKTFAMVKPTVVDKLGEILKHIIASQFHIANIKMVRLSQEEATDLYRDKEEPNIAYIVNYLTSGPIVALELLGDHAITRWQEVMGPEDPREAVAKAPSSLRACYGKDNIVNAVYGSDNEETAEKELQFFFPNPKSGKKGPVNTATLENCTCCIIKPHVVQAKLIGNIIDDVQKAGYTISAVQQFFVNLFDAEEFLEVYKGVLPDYAAMVGELQSGPCIVMEIKHKEEKHDVQGEFRKLCGPMDPDIARQVRPDTLRAKYGKTKVQNAVHCSDLPEDGILEVEYFFKILDSS; the protein is encoded by the exons ATGTCGGTGGAccataatgaaaaatatattttcgaagCTGAATGGTACGACAAAATAGCCTGTGTTTTAAAGAAGttttatctatattattatcCATTCGATAATACGGTTGAATTG tttGATATAAAAAACAGGAAAACATTTCTAAGAAGGACAAAATGCGAAGGAATTCAGGCAAAAGATTTTTATGTAGGTGCCACTGTAACAATATTTTCAAGGAGTATAAGGATAACAGATTATGCGGATTGTACCACACGAATAAAATTGCAAACAAAAATGCAAAA AACATTTGCAATGGTGAAACCTACTGTTGTTGATAAGTtaggagaaatattaaaacatataattgCCTCTCAATTTCATATTGCCAATATTAAAATGGTCAGATTATCGCAAGAAGAGGCAACAGACTTATATCGAGATAAAGAGGAGCCCAATATAGC GTATATAGTGAATTATCTCACTTCTGGTCCTATTGTAGCTTTAGAACTATTAGGTGATCATGCAATTACACGTTGGCAAGAAGTGATGGGACCGGAAGATCCCAGGGAAGCTGTTGCAAAAGCCCCATCTTCCCTCAGAGCATGTTATGGTAAAGATAATATTGTCAATGCGGTATATGGTTCTGACAATGAGGAAACAGCAGAAAAA gaattacaatttttcttccCTAATCCAAAAAGTGGTAAAAAGGGACCAGTGAATACAGCaacattagaaaattgtacTTGCTGTATTATTAAACCACATGTCGTCCAAGCTAAACTAATTG GAAATATTATCGATGATGTGCAAAAAGCTGGTTATACTATCTCTGCTGTACAACAATTTTTTGTCAATCTATTTGACGCGGAGGAATTTTTAGAAGTTTATAAGGGGGTCCTTCCCGATTATGCG GCCATGGTAGGAGAACTACAGTCAGGACCATGTATTGTTATGGAAATAAAacataaagaagaaaaacatgATGTCCAAGgagaatttagaaaattgtgCGGACCTATGGATcca GATATTGCACGGCAAGTGAGACCAGATACTCTTCGAGCAAAGTACGGAAAAACAAAAGTACAAAATGCTGTACATTGTTCTGACTTACCGGAAGATGGAATATTAGAG GTGGAATACTTTTTTAAGATTCTTGACAGCAGCTAG